In the genome of Patescibacteria group bacterium, one region contains:
- a CDS encoding ATP-binding cassette domain-containing protein yields MDRPEITAEGINKSYRVGRINVPALKQINLDIYRGEFVVVYGPSGCGKTTLLSLLAGLERPTDGKIFLEGININALKPKNQAKFRGQKIGMVFQQFNLVDALTARDNVAMPLLLQGEKSRKARKKAIQYLSLLGLKDRARHKPSQLSGGQQQRVAIARALITNPDILLVDEPTGNLDVPTGKEIMSILKEISEKWRTTIVMVTHNPDFVNEGNKVLYMEDGKVIKEVHNQKVADIGKPEEQPRSKNVRIHAGHLGIFEILRLSSIHFLSKGLRAFLTTLGVAMGVGSIVALVSLGIGLQKITSNQLASLDMLVSI; encoded by the coding sequence ATGGACAGACCAGAAATAACTGCGGAAGGCATAAATAAATCTTATCGGGTTGGGCGTATTAACGTACCCGCCCTAAAACAGATAAACCTGGATATATATCGAGGTGAGTTCGTTGTTGTGTACGGCCCGTCAGGATGTGGTAAGACAACTTTACTTTCGCTTCTCGCTGGGCTAGAAAGGCCCACAGATGGGAAGATCTTTCTTGAAGGTATAAATATTAATGCGCTAAAGCCCAAAAACCAAGCAAAATTCCGAGGCCAAAAAATCGGAATGGTTTTTCAGCAGTTTAATTTAGTTGATGCTCTTACTGCTAGAGATAATGTGGCAATGCCGCTTTTGCTTCAAGGGGAAAAATCAAGAAAGGCGAGAAAAAAAGCGATTCAATACTTGTCTTTATTGGGGCTTAAAGATCGCGCTCGCCATAAACCTTCGCAGCTTTCCGGTGGGCAGCAACAAAGGGTTGCCATAGCCAGGGCGCTGATTACGAATCCAGATATTCTTTTGGTTGACGAGCCGACAGGCAACTTGGATGTGCCGACAGGCAAGGAAATCATGAGTATCTTAAAAGAGATAAGTGAGAAATGGCGAACGACCATAGTGATGGTTACCCATAATCCGGATTTTGTGAATGAAGGGAACAAGGTCCTGTACATGGAAGACGGGAAGGTTATCAAAGAGGTGCACAATCAGAAAGTTGCAGATATTGGCAAGCCGGAAGAGCAGCCGCGAAGCAAAAATGTGAGAATTCATGCCGGGCATTTGGGAATATTTGAGATCTTGCGCTTATCTTCCATCCATTTTTTAAGCAAAGGGCTTAGGGCTTTTTTGACTACTTTGGGCGTTGCTATGGGGGTCGGCTCGATTGTCGCTCTAGTTTCTTTGGGGATAGGTTTACAGAAAATTACATCTAATCAGTTGGCTTCGCTCGATATGTTAGTTTCGATC